The nucleotide sequence CGTTTCGCCAATTCGGGTCAGCCTTGATGGCTGCGATTTGCGTTGTCTGAGTGCCGATCTGGTCAGCGGTGGCGCGCGCACCCACCGCCAGCAGCAGCGCCGAGCGCACCCGATCGGGATGGCCGACAATCCACTCCAGCGCGCGGGCGCCGCCCATGGATCCGCCGACCACGGCGGCAACCTGGGTGATGCCCAGCGCCGCCAGGGCGGCCATGTCGGCTTCCACCTGGTCGCGCACCGAGATCAAGGGAAATCTCGAGCCCCAGGGTTTTCCGTCCCGGGCTAGTGAGCTGGGGCCGGTGGAGCCGCGGCAACCACCCAGCACGTTGGTGGCTACCGCGCACCAACGGTTGGTGTCGATCGGCGCGCCCGGGCCGACCATCCCGTCCCACCAGCCCGGGGTGGAATGCCCGGGGCCGGCGGGGCCGGTGACGTGCGAATCACCGGTGAGCGCGTGCAACACCATCACCACGTTGTCGCGGGTGGGGGACAACTCGCCCCAGCGCTGCAACGCGATGCAGACGTTGTCGATGACCGCACCGCTCTCCAGGCGCAGTGACCCGATATCGACCAGGCGCACTTCGCCTTCGGCGGGCAGTGTTTGGGTGGGCACGTCGGAGATCGTCACGTCGGTGCTCCTCAGATGGCTGCTACTGCCTGTGAATCGCCGCTGAACTTGCGTGCCGCGGCGAACCCGAGCTCCAGGTCGGCCAGGATGTCTTCTATACCCTCGATGCCCACTGCTAAACGCACCAGTCCCGGACTGACGCCGGTGGACAGCTGCTCGGCCGGGCTCAGCTGGGCGTGGGTGGTCGATGCCGGATGGATCACCAGCGAGCGCACATCGCCGATGTTGGCGACGTGGCTGTGCAGTTTGAGCGCATTCACGAATGCTTTACCGGCCTCGACGCCGCCGGCCAACTCGAACGACAGCACGGCCCCGGTTCCCTTGGGGGACAGCTTCTTTGCCCGCTCATGCCACGGCGAACCGGGTAGTCCGGCGTAGTTGACCGTGACAACATCCTCGCGGTCGGCCAGGAACTCTGCGACGCGCTGCGCGTTGGAAACGTGCCGTTCGATCCGCAGGCTCAGGGTTTCCAGGCCCTGGGCCACCAGGAAGGCGTTGAACGGCGAGGCCGCCGACCCCAAGTCGCGCAGCAGCTGGACGCGAGCCTTGAGGGCATAGGCCGGCGCGCCCAACTCGGCAAACACCACGCCGTGGTAGCTGGGGTCCGGTGTGGTGAATTCGGGAAAACGGCCCTGCGTCCAGTCGAATGTGCCGCCATCGACGATCACACCCGCGATCGCGGCGCCGTGCCCGCCCAGGTACTTGGTGGCCGAGTGCACGACGATGTCGGCGCCCTGCGTGAACGGCCGAATCAGGTACGGCGTGGCGATGGTGTTGTCGACGATCAGCGGTATCCCGTTGCGGTGGGCGACTTCAGCAACCCCGGGGGTGTCCAGCAGGTCGATCTGCGGGTTGGAGATGGTCTCACCAAAAAACGCCTTGGTGTTGGGCCGCACCGCCGCCTGCCACGAGTCCAGGTTGTCGGGGTCGTCGACGAAGCTGACCTCGATCCCCAGCTTTGCTAGCGAGTAATGGAACAGGTTGTAGGTGCCGCCGTAGAGGCGGGGGCTGGACACGATGTGATCGCCCGCGCCGGCCAGGTTGAGGATGGCGAAGGTTTCCGCGGCCTGACCGGAGGACAGGAACAGCGCGGCGACCCCACCTTCGAGCGCGGCGATGCGCTGCTCAACCACATCGGTAGTGGGGTTGCCCAGCCGCGTGTAGATGTTGCCGGGAACCTCCAGGCCGAACAAAGCGGCAGCGTGCGCCGTGTTTTCGAAGGTGTACGAGGTGGTTTGGTAGATCGGCAGCGCCCGCGCGTTGGTGGCGGAATCGGGCTGCTGGCCGGCGTGGATCTGCTTGGTTTCAAATGACCAATGCGCGGTCGGATCTGCGTCAGTGCTGGTGTTTTCGGCGCTCATGAGGCTACTTTCCCTGTCTGCTCAGGGGCCCGTCATGGCGGACCCGCGCTTGCCGTGTAGCCGACTGTGGCTACTCAACCTGGTCATCACCCGGGGCACCCCACCGCGGTTGGAGGGTTGCCGGCCAGCAAGCCGGGGCTTGACGCTGGCGCTCATGACCGATCTGAAGCCTACCGTATCGCGGCTTGCTCGTGCCAACTCTCTGGGCGGGCGGCATCGCCGTCGCATGCCCCGAGCCTGCGAACCGCCCTTGTAATCTGGGCTGATGAGCAACCGCTCGCCCAAACTCACAGCGCGGGAGGATTTGGGCTCAGATGTCTGGTGAACCCAAGATCACGGTCAGCGGCCCGGTCGTGGAACTCGACGGCGACGAGATGACTCGCGTTATCTGGAAGCTCATCAAAGACCGGCTGATTCTCCCGCATCTGGACGTGAAGCTGCTCTACTACGACTTGGGTATCGAGCACCGGGACCGCACCGACGACCAGGTGACCATCGACGCGGCGTATGCGATCAAGAAGCACGGTGTGGGCGTCAAGTGCGCGACCATCACCCCCGACGAGGCCAGGGTCCGGGAATTCAACCTCAAGAAGATGTGGCTGTCGCCGAACGGGACGATCCGAAACATATTGGGGGGCACGATTTTCCGTGAGCCCATCGTGATCTCCAACGTTCCGCGGCTGGTTCCGGGCTGGACCAAGCCAATCGTCATCGGCCGCCACGCGTTCGGCGACCAATACCGCGCGACGAACTTCAAAGTCGACCGGCCGGGCACCGTGACGCTGACGTTCACACCCGCTGACGGCAGCGAGCCGATCGTGCACGAAATGGTGTCCATCCCAGAGGACGGCGGGGTGGTGATGGGCATGTACAACTTCAGAAAATCCATTCAGGACTTCGCTCGGGCGTCTTTTTCCTATGGCCTAAACGCCAAATGGCCGGTGTACTTGTCCACCAAGAACACCATCCTGAAGGCCTATGACGGCATGTTCAAAGACGAATTCCAGCGAATCTACGAAGAGGAGTTCAAGGAGCGGTTCGATGCCGAAGGCCTGACCTACGAGCATCGCTTGATCGACGACATGGTCGCTGCCTGCCTCAAATGGGAGGGCGGCTACGTCTGGGCCTGTAAGAACTACGACGGCGACGTCCAGTCAGACACGGTGGCGCAGGGCTACGGATCGCTGGGACTGATGACGTCGGTGCTGATGACGGCCGACGGGAAGACGGTGGAGGCCGAGGCCGCCCACGGCACCGTCACGCGCCACTACCGCCAGTACCAGGCCGGCCAGCCGACCTCCACCAATCCGATCGCCTCGATCTTCGCCTGGACGCGTGGCCTGGCGCACCGCGGCAAACTGGACAACACCCCCGAGGTCGTTCAATTCGCGCAGACGCTGGAAGACGTCGTCATCAAGACCGTGGAGAGCGGAAAGATGACCAAGGATCTGGCGATCCTGATCGGTCCCCAGCAGGCCTGGCTCAACAGCGAGGAGTTCCTCGAAGCGATCGCCGAGAATTTGGCGAAGAAGCTGGGCTGACCCGCAACGGCTAGCTGGCCGGCGGTTCGGCGGAGCGCAGGTGCGGGCAGCACTCTTCGATGAAGCCGCTGATCAGCGCGGTGACGCGGGCCGGCGCCTCGAACATCGGGACGTGTCCCACATTGTCGAGCACGGTGACCCGGTGGTCGTCGGGTAGATGGGTGGTGAAATGGCGGCTGTACCGGGGAGCGGGAATGATGCGGTCCTTCCCGCAGATCACCAGATGCGCCGGGACGGCATTTTCGGCGAGCTCGCGCAGACCGTGCAGCAGTAGCGCCTTGACCAGCAGCTGAAGGTAGGCGGGGCAGTGCGCGACGTCATCGATGCAGCCGAGCAGTTCGGCGTCGCTGACGCCGTCGGGCGACGCGCTGATCGCGTAGGTCGCCAACCGGCGGCTAAACGGCAGGCGCATCACCCGCGGCCCGAGCAGCCAAGCCAGCGCCAACAGCGGGATGCCCATGACGAACTTGATGATCACCTCGAACTTGGCCGGGCTCCACCGCGTCCAGCCACCGGCGGGTGCGATGCCGGTGACACTGCGCGCACGTCCCCGGCGCTCGAGTTCGAATGCGACCCAGCCGCCCAGTGAATTGCCGACGATGTGGGCGCTGTCCCAGCCCAATTCGTCCATCTGACGCTCGACGTGATCGGCCAGCACCGCCGACGACAGGAACCAGGTACCGGCCCGCGGCCCGCCGTTGTGGCTGGCCATGGTCGGGGCAAACACCTCGTAGCGGCCGGTGTCGGCCAATCTCTGGGCCACTTGCTCCCACACCGCCTGGGACAGCAGGAAGGGGTGCAGCAGCAGCACCGGTTCTCCTGAGCCCAAGTGGATTGGCGCACGGGTCGGCGCCGAGGGTGAAGGGCCAAGCAGACGTCTCATATCACCGACAGTACAAGGTGGTACCGGCGGTATCGCAAGTGTCTGCGAATCGCCGAAATTTGCGCATGAAAGGATCGGGGACACCATGAGCACCCCGACCGGATCCCGCCGGATTTTCTCCGGCGTGCAGCCAACTTCTGACTCACTTCACCTCGGCAATGCGCTGGGCGCCGTCACCCAGTGGGTTGCGCTGCAGGACGACCACGACGCGTTCTTCTGCGTCGTCGACCTGCATGCGATCACCCTCCCGCAGGATCCCGAGGCGCTGCGGCGCCGCACGCTGGTCACCGCCGCGCAATACCTGGCGCTGGGTATCGATCCCGCTCGCGCCACCATCTTTGTGCAAAGCCACGTACCGGCCCACAGCCAGCTGGCCTGGGTGCTGGGCTGCTTCACCGGTTTCGGACAGGCGTCTCGGATGACGCAGTTCAAAGACAAGTCGACGCGCCAGGGCGCCGATTCCGCGACGGTCGGCCTGTTCACCTACCCGGTGCTGCAGGCCGCTGATGTGCTGGCCTACGACGCGGAGCTGGTGCCGGTGGGGGAGGACCAACGTCAGCACCTGGAACTGGCGCGCGACATCGCGCAGCGGTTCAACGGGCGCTTCCCGGACACCTTCGTGGTACCCGACGTCCTCATCCCCAAGATCACCGCTAAGATCTACGACCTGCAGGATCCGACGTCGAAGATGAGCAAGTCGGCCAGCACCGACGCCGGGTTGATCAGCCTGCTCGACGCGCCGGCGGTGTCGGCCAAGAAGATTCGCTCGGCGGTGACCGACAGCGAACGCGAAATCCGCTACGACCCCGAGGCCAAACCCGGCGTTTCGAACCTGCTGAGCATTCAGTCCGCGGTCAGCGGCGTCAGTATCGACACCCTGGTGGACGGCTACGCGGGACGGGGCTACGGCGATCTGAAAAAGGACACCGCCGAGGCCGTCGTCGCCTACGTCAGCCCGATCAAAGCCCGCGTCGACGAACTCACTGCCGATCTCAGCGAACTCGAGACGGTGCTCGCAGCAGGAGCCGAACGGGCCCACGACATCGCGAGCAAGACCGTGCAGCGTGTCTACGATCGGTTGGGTTTTCTTCCGCAACGGGGGTAAGTGTTTGACCACGACGACTGAGCCGGCCAAACCAGGAACTTTGGATAGGCTGCGAGCCCGGTATGGGTGGTTCGACCACGCGATGCGCGCCGCCAAGCGATTCAATGAGCAGCGCGGCGGCTTCTTCGCCGGAGGTCTGACCTACTACACGATTTTCGCGTTGTTTCCTTTGCTGATGGTCGGTTTCGCCATATTCGGCTTCGTGCTGGCCAGCCATCCCGACCTGCTCGAGACGATTGACGGCAAGATCCGGGAGTCGGTCTCAGGGGCCTTGAGTCAACAGCTGGTCGGGCTGATGAATTCGGCGATCGATGCGCGGGCATCCGTCGGCCTGATCGGCCTGGCCACCGCGTCATGGGCGGGCTTGACCTGGATGTCGCACCTGCGGGTGGCACTCAGTGAGATGTGGGCTCATCCGGTCCATCGGGTGGGCTACGTGCGCACCAAGCTCTCCGATCTGACCGCGATGATCGGCACATTCCTGGTGACCATGCTGACCATCGCGCTCACCGCACTGGGCCACCTCAGGCCGATGGCTACGGTGCTGAGCTGGTTTGGGATACCTGAGCTCCCGATCTTCAACCTGGTCTTCCGGCTGATGTCGATACTGATATCGGTGCTGGTGGCTTGGTTGATGTTCACCTGGATGATCGCCCGGCTGCCGCGGCAGCCGGGCCGTCTGGGTACCTCGATGCAGGCCGGTCTGATGGCCGCCATCGGATTCGAACTGTTCAAACAGGTGGCGTCGATCTACCTGCGAACGGTGCTGCGCAGCCCGGCCGGCGCCGCATTCGGGCCGGTGTTGGGGTTGATGGTGTTTGCCAATGTCACCGCCTATCTGGTGCTCTTTGCCACCGCGTGGGCGGCCACCAAAGATCCACATTCCGAACATATTGAGCCACCCGGCCCCGCGATCATCAGCCCGCGCATACAGGTCGAGGAAGGCCTGGGGGTGCGGCAGACGGTGGCCGCGCTGATCGCGGGCGCCGTTGGAGCGCTGACGATATCGCGGCTGTTCCGCCGGCGCCGCTAGTCGTCGACGGCCTGCCACTCGCCGTTGGCCATCACCGCGGCCACGCGCAGATCGCGATCGAGCACAACGAGATTGGCGTCAAAGCCGGCCCGCAGGCTGCCCCGTCGCGCCAGCCCGACGGCACGCGCCGGGGTCGCCGAGGTCATCTGCACCGCGGCGGCCAGCGCCCCGGCATCGAGTGCGGCCCCCGCCCCAGCCCGAAATGCGGCGCGAAAGAGCCGGTCCATGGTGGCCGTGCTGCCCGCGATCGTCGATGTGCCACGCACCCGCGCCACGTTCGACTCGACCTCAATCGGCACCGATCCCAGACGATATGTGCCATCGCCACATCCGGCCGCGGCTATCGCGTCGGTGACCAATGCGACCCGGTCGGGGCCGACGGCCTCGATCACGGCCGCCACCACGGCGGGATGGACGTGTACCCCGTCGGCGATCAATTCGAGCGTCACCGCCGGGTCCTTCAGCAATGCCAGGGCGGGCCCGGGCTCGCGGTGGCCCAGGGGCGCCATCGCGTTGAACAGGTGAGTGGCGACGGTGGCACCGTGGCCGATGGCCTGGCAGGTCTGCTCGTAGGTCGCATCGGTGTGCCCGAGGGCCACCACCACATCGGCGGCCAAGAAGCGCCTTATCGTGTCGGCGGATCCGGGCAATTCCGGGGCCAGCGTCACCATGCGGATGGTGCCGTTGGCGGCCGCCAGCAGCGCATCGATTTCGGCGGGGTCCGGTGCACGCACTTGGGTGTGGTCGTGTGCGCCGCACCGTGCGGGGCTCAGCCAAGGGCCCTCCAGATGAATGCCTGCGATGGTGCCCGAGCGGCCTGAGCTGATGGCTTCGGCCAGCCTGGCTACCGCCGAAAGCAGTTGCGCGGGTGCGGCGGTGACCAGACTGGCCAGCATGGTCGTGGTGCCGTGGCGCAGGTGAAACTCGCTGGCTTGAAAAAAGGCCCGGCCAACGGCGTCGACGTCGGCGAACGACGCGCCCGCTCCGCCGTGCACGTGGATGTCGACGAACCCCGGCACCACGATCGAATCCGGGAAATCGAAGTCGGCCAAAGGCACTGTGCCGGTGCCGCAATCCGCGATTTTGTGGCCCGCCGTCTGTATCCAGCCGGGTCGGCAAAGTTCTCCGTCGATGACCACAGACCCGGCACAGATGAGGGTCACGGAGCTTCCGTCAGCTTCTCCGGCCAGCGTCCGCCGTTCTCCCAGAAGTGCCGAATCTCCTCGAGCTGGCGGCCCTTGGTTTCCGGGGCGTAGCGGTAGACGACGCCGAAGGCCACCAGCGCGAGCACCCCGAATACGGCGAACGCTCCCGAACCGCCGAGCGAATGCAACATGGTGAGGAAGACGGCGGCAACGATCGCATTCGCGATGAGGTTGGCGGTCAGCATGGTGCTCGACCCGATGGAACGTAGCCGGGTGGGGAAGCTTTCGCTGGCGTATACCCAGCCCAGGGAGCCAAAGCCCATCGTGTAGCCGATGATGAACAGCACTATGGCGGCGAACCCCAGCACCGCTCCGCCCAGTCCGCGGGCGAACACGGCCATCAGCGCGACGTCGGCAACGATCATGATGGCGATGCCCGACAACAGGATTGGCCGACGGCCCACGCGGTCCACCAGCAGCAGGGAGGTGATCACGGCCGCCACACCGGCGATCTGAACCAGCGCCGGCAATCCCAGGAGGGCGAAATCGCCAGTGAAGCCCATGGCTTCGAAGATCCGCGGACTGTAGTAGATGATGGCGTTGATCCCGGTGATCTGGATCAAGAAGCCCAGCGTGATCACAAAGATGGTGGCCCGCAGAAAGGGCGGTCGCAGCATTTCGGACACGCCGCCGCTACCTTCACTCAACGCGGTGCCGATCTCGGCCAGTTCTTCCTCCACATCGGCGGCGGGGTCCACCCGCAGCAGCGCCGCGCGGGCCTCCTGGATGCGGCCCTTCATCACATACCACCGGGGCGTATCGGGCATGCGGATCAACAAGGGCAGCAACAGCATTGCGGGGACGGTGGCCAGTCCCAGCATCCAGCGCCAGCTGTGCGTACCGGCCAGCAGGTACCCGGTGAGATAGCCGACGATGAGTCCGCTGACGGTGGTGAGTTGGTAGACCGTGAGCAGCGATCCGCGCACCGCGGCCGGAGCGGATTCCGCGACATAGACCGGCACCACGACAATCGAGACGCCGACGGCCAGACCCAGCAAGAAGCGCGCCGCCAACAGCATCGGTAGCGACACCGACAGCGAGCCCAGCACCGCGAACATCGTGTAGGCGACGAGCAGCATCACCACCGACTTTTTGCGCCCGATCGCATTGGCCAGTACGCCGGCGCCCAGCGCTCCCACGATCTGACCGATCACCACCATCGTGGTCAGCAGCTCCTGCTGGTGGGTGCTCAGGCCGAATTCTTCGGTGATGAACAGCTGCGCGCCGGCGATGATGGATAGGTCGTATCCGTAGATGAGCCCGACGCTGGCCGCGGTCAGCGCGACCAGGATGCCCCGTTGCACGTCCGTGCTCAGCCGGCTGTGGCCTGGACCGTGGGCGGCTCAGCAACGCTGCCCGGATCGGTGAAAGCAAAGCCGAATTGGCGGCGGCCGGTGCGGATTGCTTCGCCATCCCGGCTTGAGCCGGCATCCTCGCAAAGGGCAGTCATCCCGATACCGTGACACAGCAGCCGGGGCTAATCAACAACCCGTCGGCCGTGAATTTCAGTGCTGCGGCCGGTTGTTCAGCGAGCGCGCGACCAGCATCAAACCGAACACGATGATGGCACCGATCACCGCGACACCGACTCGCACCGGCAGGGCGTCGGCCGATGACACCAGCCCGGCGGCCTGAGCGTCGGCGAGGCGGCGCGCTTCGGGAGTTTCCTTGGGGGCCACCAGGCTGGGATCGGGTTCGATCAGCGAACCGATCTGGGTGCCCTGGGCGGTGCTGAACCCGTAGTCCAGCAGGTGCGCGGCCTGTTCCCAGGGGGCGATCGGCTGGCGAGTTCCGTGTAGCAGCACCGCGAACAGGCGCCGGCCGTTGTGGTTTGCCGCACCGACGAAGGTCTGGCCGGCGTCATCGGTGTAGCCGGTCTTGCCGCCCAGCGCGCCCGGGTAGTTGTACAGCAGGTGGTTGTCGTTCTCCAGCTCGTAGCCGGGATGTTCGCCATGGCCGGGGAAGTCAAAGGTGCGGGTCGCGACGATGTCGGCGAAGATCGGGTTCTGCCAGGCGTAGCGGTAGAACAGGCCGATGTCATAGGCCGAGGTGCTCATGCCGGGCCCGTCCAGGCCTGATGGGGTGGCGACGCGGGTGTCGCGGCCACCCAGCTTGGCGGCCAGCATGTTGATCTTTTCCAGCGCCGTCTGCATGCCGCCGAGTTGGATGGCCAGCGCGTGTGCGGCGTCGTTGCCCGAATGCATCAGCAGACCGTGCAGCAACTGGTTGACGGTGTACATGCCGCCGGCGTTGACGCCGACCTTGGTGCCTTCGGCCGCCGAGTCGTCGTTGGTTCCGGGCACGGCCTTGTTCTGGTTCAGCTCCTTGATGGAGACCATCGCGACCAGGACCTTGATGATGCTGGCCGGGCGGTGCCGGGCGTGCGGATCGCGGGCGGCGATGATGGCGCCGCTATCCAAATCTCCCACCAGCCAGGCTTCGGCGGAGACATCGCCGGGTACCGGCGGGGTGTCCGGCGCCGCAATGATCCCGCAGCCTCCCAGCGCGTTGCCGCCGACCGGCGCCGAGGGCACCGCCAGCGGCAGGGGAGGTTCGCCGGCCTGGGGGACCTCCGACGAGTCCACCGCGGGCGGGGTGGTGACCCGATACGGGCACTCCTGGGCTCCGCTGTTCGCTTCGGCATTGGGCTCGGCCGACGCCGACGGCAGGGCGGCGGGCATGCCGACCACAGCCGGCCCGGCCGCCATGAAAACGGCTGCGGCCAGGCACGATGCGGCGCGTAATAGGTACATCGTTGTGCAGGTTAGGCGATCGCCGCCTCGATCCGGGGGAGCCGCGCTGTTACAGGTGTGGCGGAAGTTATAAATAGTTATTTGACAGTGTCAGAAAACGGTATGACACTGTCAAATAACTATGGAATCGCTACTGACTCTCTCCGAATTCGCCGCGGCGGCTGGCTTGGCCGTGCAGGCATCTGGCGCCGTGCCCGACAATCGCCAGGCCAAGCCGATACCGGCGCAACGGATGATCCGCTACTACACCGCACGCGGGTTGCTGCCCCGTCCCGGAACCCGTGGACGCGCGCTCACCTATGGCCGGACGCATCTGTTGCGGCTGGTGGCCATCAAACGGCTGCAGGGCCAGGGCCTGTCGCTCGGGGAGATCGCCGAGCGGCTGGAGGCGCTGTCACCGGCGGAGCTGGAATCGCTGGCGGCGATCCCGCCCAGCGCGATGCCGCCCGGCCTGTGCGACCCGGAGACAACCACCGAGTCCAGCCGCGCCGCCGGCCGATTCTGGCGAGAGGTCCCCGAACCCATCGCCACCCAAGCCGTCGCCGACGGGTCGGCCGAGCATCCGAGCGTCACCGATCTGCGGGCCATCCGGCTCTCCGACACCGTCACATTGCTGATCGACGGCCATGCGTACTCGTTGCCCGAGTTGGACAGTCTGCGTCGCGCGGCCGCTCCGCTGCTGGATCTGCTCACCGCCACCACCAACGGCGCCGACGGTGCCACCAACGACGCCCAGGAAAGGATTCGCCATGAGCGTTGAGTTACTGCCACTGATCACCTCCGAACCCGCAGCGCCCGCAGCTACGGGTGCACCCACCTGCGGTGAGCTCAGCGCGGCCGATGGCCGCCGGCTGCCACTACAGGCGGTGAGTGTGCAGACCGCCGTGGTCGGTATGACCGCGACGTCAACCGTGCGCCAGCGCTTCGTGAACACCGGCGACACCGCGATCGAGGCCACCTATGTGTTCCCGCTGCCGGCGCGCGCGGGTGTCACCGACTTTGTCGCCGACCTGGCGGGACGGCGCGTGGTCGGCGTCCTCGAGGAACGCGGTCAGGCGCGCGAAGACTACGAGCAGGCGCTGGCCGCCGGGCAGCGCGCGGCGATCGTGGAAGAGGACCGCCCGGATGTCTTTTCGGTGCGGGTCGGCAATCTCGGGCCGGGCGAGCAGGCCACCATCGAGATGTGCCTGACCGGCCCGCTGGCCTTCGAGGACGGCGAGGCCACCTACCGATTCCCGCTTGTGGTCGCGCCGCGCTACACCACCGGCCACCCGGTGGGCGGGGACCAGACCGGTTCCGGGGTGGCCCGCGATACCGATGCCGTACCGGACGCATCACGGGTGACGCCGCCGCTGCTCACCGACGCCGACGAGCGTCCCGATCTGCAGATCTCCCTATCGGTGGACGGTGCCGGCCTGCCCGTCTCGGACCTGCGGGCCTCGCTGCCGACCGCCGTGCTGGCGCCCGCGGCCGACGGCCTGGCCCGGCTGCGCGTCGAGTCGGGCGCGCGGGCCGACCGCGATTTCGTGCTGCGTTTCCGCCTGGACCAGGGCCAGCTGTCGTCGTCGGCGCTGCTGGTTGCGGACGCGGCCGGTGCCGATGCTGCCGATGCCGAAGAAGGCACCTGGTCGCTGACCCTGGTGCCGCCGGCCGAACCGTCCAGCGCGCCGCGCGATGTGGTGGTGGTGCTGGATCGCTCCGGATCGATGGGCGGCTGGAAGATGGTCGCCGCCCGGCGCGCGGCCGGGCGCATCGTCGACATGCTCGATGCCGGTGACCGGTTTTGTGTGCTGGCCTTCGACGACCGGATCGAAACGCCGCCGGCGATGCCG is from Mycobacterium marinum and encodes:
- a CDS encoding MerR family transcriptional regulator; amino-acid sequence: MESLLTLSEFAAAAGLAVQASGAVPDNRQAKPIPAQRMIRYYTARGLLPRPGTRGRALTYGRTHLLRLVAIKRLQGQGLSLGEIAERLEALSPAELESLAAIPPSAMPPGLCDPETTTESSRAAGRFWREVPEPIATQAVADGSAEHPSVTDLRAIRLSDTVTLLIDGHAYSLPELDSLRRAAAPLLDLLTATTNGADGATNDAQERIRHER
- a CDS encoding D-alanyl-D-alanine carboxypeptidase family protein produces the protein MYLLRAASCLAAAVFMAAGPAVVGMPAALPSASAEPNAEANSGAQECPYRVTTPPAVDSSEVPQAGEPPLPLAVPSAPVGGNALGGCGIIAAPDTPPVPGDVSAEAWLVGDLDSGAIIAARDPHARHRPASIIKVLVAMVSIKELNQNKAVPGTNDDSAAEGTKVGVNAGGMYTVNQLLHGLLMHSGNDAAHALAIQLGGMQTALEKINMLAAKLGGRDTRVATPSGLDGPGMSTSAYDIGLFYRYAWQNPIFADIVATRTFDFPGHGEHPGYELENDNHLLYNYPGALGGKTGYTDDAGQTFVGAANHNGRRLFAVLLHGTRQPIAPWEQAAHLLDYGFSTAQGTQIGSLIEPDPSLVAPKETPEARRLADAQAAGLVSSADALPVRVGVAVIGAIIVFGLMLVARSLNNRPQH